The Synechococcus sp. WH 8101 sequence TGTTCGGCGCCGGCGACACCGCCACGGTGAACAAAGCCCTGGATCGGGTGCGCCAGTACCTGGCCAGAGAGCTGGGCCTGGTGCCAGCGGATCGCGACAACGATCAGTGGAATTTCCTCTGGGTCCTGGATTTCCCCATGTTCGAGTTCAACGCCGATGAGAACCGGCTCGAAGCGCTGCATCACCCTTTCTGCGCGCCCAACGGCAACGATCTCGGCAGCGATCCGGCCGCCTGGGCCGACACCCTCCCCGGCGCCCGCGCCCAGGCCTACGACCTGGTGCTGAACGGCCTCGAACTGGGCGGCGGCTCCTTGCGCATCCACGATTCAGCCCTGCAGCGCCAGGTGCTGCAGACCATCGGCCTGCCGGAAGCCGAGGCGAAGGAGCAGTTCGGCTTCCTGATCGACGCCCTCGACATGGGGGCGCCACCACACGGAGGCCTGGCCTTCGGCCTGGATCGGATGGTGATGTTGCTCGCTGGCGAGGAATCGATCCGCGACACCATCGCCTTCCCAAAAACCCAGCAGGCACGGTGCCTGATGACCGCCGCACCCGCCAGCGTCTCCGAGCGCCAGCTCGAGGAGCTGCACGTGGCCAGCACCTGGGTGGATCCCGAATAGATTCCGCGCATTCCAGTCACTGGCAACAATCCAGCGGAACCCTGAAGGCATTCAGGCGAACGGCTGTTGACCACAAGCGAACGATCGACCGGCGTCAGCCGGAGTCGCGCCGGTGCCGGAAACGACCTGTTGCGCCTGTATCTCCAGGACATCGGCCGGGTGAACCTGCTCAGCAATGAGGAGGAGGTGCTGCTGGCCCGGCAGGTGCAACGCCGGGAGCAGCTCTTGCGGCAGGAACGGGAGCTGGCTGAAGCGCATCCGGTTCTGCGCCGTTTGCTGGAGCTGGAGGAACTGCAGCAGCGGGAAGCCAATCACCACTGCCACTGGCCGACCCGCCAAGAATGGGCCCGGGCGGCAGGGATGAGCGTCGCCGAGCTGCAAACGATCCTCAACGAGGGCTACGGCACCTGGAGCCGCCTGATCGACCTGGAGCCACGCACGCTCAAAGCCCAGCTGCGCGATGGACGCCGCGCGCGCGACCGGATGATCGCCGCCAACCTGCGCCTGGTGGTGACGGTGGCGAAGAAGTATCAGCAGCGGGGTCTTGAGCTCCTGGATCTGGTGCAGGAGGGCACCCTGGGCCTGGAGCGAGCGGTGGAGAAATTTGATCCCACCCGCGGTTTCCGCTTCAGCACCTATGCCTACTGGTGGATTCGCCAGGGCATCACCCGGGCAATTGCCACCCAGAGCCGCACGATCCGCCTGCCGGTTCATGTGACGGAAAAGCTCAACAGGATCAAGCGGGTGCAACAGGAGATCGCCAGTCAGGAGGGCCGGATCGCCACCCTCACCGACCTGGCCCAGAAGCTGGGGCTCAGCGAGGAGACCGTGCGCCTCACCCTGATGCGTGTGCCGCGCTCGGTGTCTCTAGAGATGCGGGTGGGCAAGGAACAGGACACCCAGCTGGGTGATCTGCTGGAAGACGGCAAGGCAACCCCGGAGCAGGAACTGACCCGCGCTGCCCTGCATCACGATCTGGAGCACCTGCTCGATGAACTCACCGACCGGGAAGCGGCGGTGATCCGGCTGCGCTTCGGACTGGAAGACGACACCCCCTGCACCCTGGCGCAGATCGGTGAAACGATGGCCCTCTCGCGCGAAAGGGTGCGACAGATCGAGACCCGGGCCCTGCTCAAATTGCGCCAGCCCCAGCGGCGCTGCAAGGTGCGCGATTACATCCAGGGTCTGGATTCCTGAGCGGAAGCGGCCCAGCGGCGCTAACAAGGACTCAGACCGTCGCACCCGACATGGCCAGCGCTCCCTCGATCGACATCGGCATTGCCGCCAGCCAGCGTGAAGAGATTGCCGCCGGGCTCAGCCGCCTGCTGGCCGACACCTATGTGCTGTATGGCAAGACCCACGGCTTTCACTGGAACGTGACCGGGCCGATGTTCAACACGCTCCACCTGATGTTCATGGAGCAATACACCGAGCTCTGGAACGCCCTCGACGAAATCGCCGAACGGATCCGCGCCCTCGGCGTGGTCGCTCCCCATGGCGGCAGCACCCTGGCCGGGCTGGCCTCAATCCAGGAAGCGGATCAGCAGCCGGCAGCGCTCGATATGGTGCGCGAACTGGTGGCAGGCCATGAAGCGGTGGCCCGCACGGCCCGCAGTGTGTTTCCCCTGGCCGATGCTGCCAGCGATGAACCCACGGCCGATCTGCTCACGCAGCGGCTGCAGATTCACGAGAAAACGGCCTGGATGCTGCGCAGCCTTCTGGAAGCGTGATCCCCAGAGGGCGCTCGGTACATTGAAGAGTCGCCCGGGGGGTCATGGCCAAGTTCGTCTTCGTCACCGGTGGAGTGGTCTCCAGCATCGGCAAGGGAATTGTGGCCGCCAGCCTGGGACGCCTGCTCAAATCCCGCGGCTACAACGTTTCGATCCTGAAGCTGGATCCCTATCTGAATGTGGATCCGGGCACGATGAGTCCGTTTCAGCATGGCGAAGTGTTCGTCACAGAAGACGGCGCCGAAACCGACCTCGACCTGGGCCATTACGAGCGCTTCACCGACACGGCAATGTCGCGGCTCAACAGCGTGACCACCGGTTCGATCTACCAATCGGTGATCAACAAGGAACGGCGGGGTGACTACAACGGCGGCACGGTGCAGGTGATCCCCCACATCACCGGCGAGATTCGCGAACGCATTCATCGCGTCGCCGCCAACTCAGGCGCCGATGTGGTAATCACCGAGATCGGCGGCACCGTGGGCGACATCGAATCGCTGCCTTTTCTGGAAGCGATCCGAGAGTTCCGGGGCGATGTGGGCCGGCATGACCTGGCCTACATCCATGTGACCCTGCTGCCTTACATCGGCACCTCGGGCGAACTGAAAACCAAACCCACTCAGCACTCGGTGAAGGAGCTGCGCTCCATCGGTATCCAGCCCGATCTGCTCGTGTGCCGCAGCGACCGGGAGATCAACGACGAGCTCAAACGCAAGATCGGCGGCTTCTGCGGAGTGCCGCAGCGAGCGGTGATTCCCTCCCTCGACGCCGACAGCATCTACGCCGTGCCCCTGACCCTCGAGGAGGAGGGCCTCTGCCGCGAGGTGCTGGATGTGCTGCAACTCACCGATCATGAGAGCGACATGACCGGCTGGGCCCAGCTGGTGCACAAACTGCGCAACCCCGGCCCCGCCGTGAAGGTGGCTCTGGTGGGGAAGTATGTGCAGCTCAACGACGCCTACCTGTCGGTGGTGGAAGCGTTGCGCCACGCCTGCCTGGCCCAGGATGCCTCCCTGGATCTGCACTGGGTCTGCGCTGAGGAGATCGAGAGCCGCGGGCCCGAGCCTCTGCTGCAGGGCATGGATGCGGTGGTGGTGCCCGGGGGCTTCGGCAACCGGGGGGTGGATGGCAAGGTGGCGGCGATCCGCTGGGCCCGTGAACAGCGGGTGCCCTTCCTGGGCCTCTGCCTTGGCATGCAAACCGCCGTGATCGAGTGGGCCCGCAACCAGGCGGGGCTGAGCGGCGCCTCCAGCGCCGAGCTGGACCCAGGCACGACCCATCCGGTGATCCACCTGCTGCCCGAACAACAGGATGTGGTGGATCTGGGGGGCACGATGCGACTCGGTGTCTATCCCTGCCGTCTGGCGCCGGGCACGATGGCGGCGCGGCTGTATGGCGCCGAGGTGGTGTATGAGCGGCATCGCCACCGCTACGAATTCAACAACGCCTATCGCAGCCTGTTCCTGGAATCGGGCTATGCAATCAGCGGCACCTCCCCGGATGGACGCCTGGTGGAACTGATCGAACTGCCGGATCATCCCTTCTTCACCGCCTGCCAATACCACCCCGAATTTCTCTCCCGGCCTGGGCGCCCCCATCCCCTCTTCCGCGGTCTGATCGAGGCGGCCCAACAGCGCTTGGCATGAGCGAGACGCTGCCCGTGGTGGAAACCTTCCACTCACTCCAGGGTGAGGGTCTCCATGCCGGGCGCAGTGCCTTCTTCCTCCGCCTCGGGGGCTGCACGGTGGGCTGCCCCTGGTGCGACACCAAACACTCCTGGCCGGCGGAGGCCCATCCGCAACGAAGCGTCAACAGCCTCGCCACTGCCACAGCAGAAGCGGCCAGTGCAGGGGCTGCCTTTGTGGTGATCACCGGCGGCGAACCGCTGCATCACCAACTCGACGCCCTCACCACGGCAATCCGTGGCGTCTGCAGCCTTCCAGTGCATCTGGAAACCAGTGGCGTGGATCCCCTCAGCGGTGCACCCGACTGGATCACCCTCTCACCGAAGCGCCACAGCCCGCCGCGCGCCGAGCTGCTGCAGGCCTGTGATGAACTCAAGGTGGTGGTGCACGAGCCGGCGGATCTGCTCTTTGCCGAGGTGGTGGCGACCCAGGCACCACAGGCCACCTGGCTGCTTCAACCGGGATGGAGCAGCGAGGAAGGACAGGAGCTGGCCATCGCGATGGCCCGCGGCAACAGCCGCTGGCGCCTCAGCCTCCAGAGCCACAAGTGGCTAGGGGTGCGTTGAATCGACCCAGATCACAGCTGCACCGCTGGCTGCTGGAGGGTCTCGGCCTTCCAGAGACGCCAGCGCAGATCCAGATTGGCCGGCAGATCCACCACGATCGGCCAGGAGGCGTTGTAAGGCACCAGATAGGGCTGCTTGCCGAGGGAGAGGAAGGAAGGCTCGGGCTTCTGATCCGGCGGGCAGGCCTTGCGGGTGCTGACCACCATCACAGGACCTTTTACTTCAAACAGGGCCCGTCCGGACGCCTGCGGCAGGCGGCGCATCGTTAGGCCAGGCCCCGACAGACGCTGCAGGTTGCAATCCAGCATCACCTCCCGGCCCACGATCAGCTGGATGCGCCAATCGATCGGGTTGGCAGAAATCCTGGGATCCGAGCTCTTCGGCAGCAGGCCGGAGGGCTGAATCACCCAACGCTTCAGACCAGGTGCCGGTGCGGGATACCCACTCAGATCGAGGCGGGGGATCGCCTTGGTGGGAGCAGCAGCGCCCAGGGCGCTGATCAACAATGCTGCCGCCCATGCTCGCCGCCCCACCGTCTGGCTCCACGTTCTGGTCATCACCCCGCGGCAA is a genomic window containing:
- a CDS encoding RNA polymerase sigma factor, RpoD/SigA family — encoded protein: MTTSERSTGVSRSRAGAGNDLLRLYLQDIGRVNLLSNEEEVLLARQVQRREQLLRQERELAEAHPVLRRLLELEELQQREANHHCHWPTRQEWARAAGMSVAELQTILNEGYGTWSRLIDLEPRTLKAQLRDGRRARDRMIAANLRLVVTVAKKYQQRGLELLDLVQEGTLGLERAVEKFDPTRGFRFSTYAYWWIRQGITRAIATQSRTIRLPVHVTEKLNRIKRVQQEIASQEGRIATLTDLAQKLGLSEETVRLTLMRVPRSVSLEMRVGKEQDTQLGDLLEDGKATPEQELTRAALHHDLEHLLDELTDREAAVIRLRFGLEDDTPCTLAQIGETMALSRERVRQIETRALLKLRQPQRRCKVRDYIQGLDS
- a CDS encoding ecotin family protein produces the protein MTRTWSQTVGRRAWAAALLISALGAAAPTKAIPRLDLSGYPAPAPGLKRWVIQPSGLLPKSSDPRISANPIDWRIQLIVGREVMLDCNLQRLSGPGLTMRRLPQASGRALFEVKGPVMVVSTRKACPPDQKPEPSFLSLGKQPYLVPYNASWPIVVDLPANLDLRWRLWKAETLQQPAVQL
- a CDS encoding CTP synthase, giving the protein MAKFVFVTGGVVSSIGKGIVAASLGRLLKSRGYNVSILKLDPYLNVDPGTMSPFQHGEVFVTEDGAETDLDLGHYERFTDTAMSRLNSVTTGSIYQSVINKERRGDYNGGTVQVIPHITGEIRERIHRVAANSGADVVITEIGGTVGDIESLPFLEAIREFRGDVGRHDLAYIHVTLLPYIGTSGELKTKPTQHSVKELRSIGIQPDLLVCRSDREINDELKRKIGGFCGVPQRAVIPSLDADSIYAVPLTLEEEGLCREVLDVLQLTDHESDMTGWAQLVHKLRNPGPAVKVALVGKYVQLNDAYLSVVEALRHACLAQDASLDLHWVCAEEIESRGPEPLLQGMDAVVVPGGFGNRGVDGKVAAIRWAREQRVPFLGLCLGMQTAVIEWARNQAGLSGASSAELDPGTTHPVIHLLPEQQDVVDLGGTMRLGVYPCRLAPGTMAARLYGAEVVYERHRHRYEFNNAYRSLFLESGYAISGTSPDGRLVELIELPDHPFFTACQYHPEFLSRPGRPHPLFRGLIEAAQQRLA
- a CDS encoding Dps family protein; this encodes MASAPSIDIGIAASQREEIAAGLSRLLADTYVLYGKTHGFHWNVTGPMFNTLHLMFMEQYTELWNALDEIAERIRALGVVAPHGGSTLAGLASIQEADQQPAALDMVRELVAGHEAVARTARSVFPLADAASDEPTADLLTQRLQIHEKTAWMLRSLLEA
- a CDS encoding 7-carboxy-7-deazaguanine synthase QueE, giving the protein MSETLPVVETFHSLQGEGLHAGRSAFFLRLGGCTVGCPWCDTKHSWPAEAHPQRSVNSLATATAEAASAGAAFVVITGGEPLHHQLDALTTAIRGVCSLPVHLETSGVDPLSGAPDWITLSPKRHSPPRAELLQACDELKVVVHEPADLLFAEVVATQAPQATWLLQPGWSSEEGQELAIAMARGNSRWRLSLQSHKWLGVR